Part of the Spirochaetota bacterium genome, TGTCCTTGGGGAGTGTCGGCAGGGTGTAGATGCCTATCTTCACGAAGTCCTTGCCGCCTGCGCTTATCTTCTCGCCGGCAGCGATCTTCTTCAATATCGTCTCGAGTATGTCCCCGAGGAAGATCGAGATTATCGCCGGCGGGGCTTCGTTCGCACCGAGGCGATGGTCGTTCCCGGATGTCGCTGTCGTCGCACGGAGAATGTCCGCATGCGTATCGATGGCATTGATGACGGCCGAGCAGAACGCGATGAATACCGTATTCTCATGCGGTGTCGCGCCCGGTTCGAGCATGTTTATCCCGTCGTCGGTGGAAAGCGACCAGTTGTTGTGCTTGCCCGAACCGTTGATGCCGGCATACGGCTTCTCATGGACGAGGCAGACGAGGTCGTGGCGGAGCGCTATCTTCTGCAGCGTTTCCATCACAAGCTGATTGTGGTCGGTCGCGATGTTCGTCGTTGAGAATATCGGCGCGATCTCGAACTGTGCAGGGGCGACCTCATTGTGCTTTGTCTTCGCGGATACGCCCATTTTCCAGAGCTCGGTGTCGATGTCCTTCATGAACGCCGATACCCTGTCCTTTATCGAGCCGAAATACTGATCTTCCAGCTCCTGCCCTTTCGGTGAGGGGGCGCCGAACAATGTCCTCCCGCACATGATGAGGTCCATGCGCCGCTCATAGAATTCCTTATCGATAAGGAAATATTCCTGTTCGGGTCCGACGGTAGCCATGACGGAGTGCGATGTCTTATTGCCGAGCGCACGCAGTACGCGCATCGCCTGGTCGGAAACCGCCTTCATGGAGCGCAGGAGCGGTGTTTTCTTGTCCAGGGCTTCGCCGTGATATGAGCAGAATACCGTAGGTATGGTGAGCGTAACATTCCCCGCAGCGTCGGTCTTGAGGAATGCCGGCGAGGTGCAGTCCCACGCGGTGTAGCCGCGCGCTTCGAATGTGGCACGCAGTCCCCCGCTCGGGAACGACGAGGCATCCGGCTCGCCCTGTATGAGCTGTTTGCCGGAAAATTCCATGATAACTTCGCCGTCGTCGGTAGGCGAGATGAACGCATCGTGTTTTTCAGCGGTGATGTTCGTGAGCGGCTGGAACCAATGCGTGTAATGGGTGGCGCCCTTCTCTATGGCCCAGTCCTTCATTGCATTGGCAACGACATTGGCGACCTCGGCTTTCAGCGGAGAGCCGGTGCGTATGGTTTCCCTGAGCGCCTTATACGTTTCCTTCGGTAAGCGCTCCTTCATTACCTTGTCGCTGAAGACGTTGGAACCGAATATCGACGGAACGTCCACGCAGCCATCAGATTCAGTACAGCAGCACATATGTCCTCCTAAAATAAAGTGGCATGATATTTGTTCATACTACCATAGTATCGGCAATTTTCATGCCATTGTTCGTCGGTTGCCGAGGCATCAGTCACACGAGGAGTGAGGGACAGCATCTATGGGAATACCATTGGAAAACATGGGAAATATGGCCGGTTTGCCATGCTGCGGCGTATCGGTGAGCAGGGAACCGGACAGGATACCCTCATCCCCGGGGTTGCAAGGTTCAACTATATTATGCACTGATAGAGGGCATAATCAAAATAGCAGCACAAATATTGTGCATATTGCACAGAGAGATGGCAATGAATTCCGCGGAGCATCGATATGGTGCTCGTGTGCTTGCATTGAGGGCATTGACATTTTATCATGCTCGTATACCTTGGAGGCATCCCGTTGAAGACGACACACATGAAAGAAAGCGATACAGTAAAGCTCGTTGAAGAGATACTTTCAACGATAAACAGCGCCAAGACGACGCAGGAGATACTTGATAATCTCGTCGATCGCATCATAAAGATAACCGATTCGCTTACCGGCAGCATCATGCTCATCGATCATGAAGCAGGCGTGCTCGATATCAAGGCATCGAGGGGTCTTAAGACCGCCGCTGTCGCCAGCACGAAGCTCAAAGTAGGCGAGGGGGTGACGGGCTTTGTCGCCAGAAAGGGCGAATCGCTTCTCGTCAATGACGTGCGGTCGGTACCGTATTATGTGCGTATCCGCGATGACCTCAAATCCGAGCTTGCCGTGCCGATCAAGGACAAGAACAGCATTATCGGTGTCATGAGCGTGGACAGCGATCGCCTCAATGCGTATACGAAAGAGGACCTCGGTCTGCTTGAGACCATAGCGAGCTTCGCCGCGCAGACGCTTATCAAGGCGAACCTTATCGAGGACCTGAAGCACCGCATCGACGATCAGGAACTGCTCATCGCCATCGGCGGCATTCTTGAAGAGGAAATAGATTTCAACTCGATGTTCCAGAAGATAATGACCGCCATGTCCGGGCACATGCGCATCAAGCGCGGCATGATAAGCGTGCTCGATGACGGCGAGAAGCTGCGCGTGCGTACCGGATATCACCTGAGCGATGAGGCCATCGAACGCGGCGTCTACGATGTGGGCGAGGGGACGGTCGGCAAGGTATTCCATACGGGGAAGAGCATCGCCATTCGGGACGTGAGCGAGAGCACGGATTTCCTCAACAAGATGAAGATACGCCGCGGGAAAAGCGAGACGTGCTCGTTCTTCGCCGTGCCGCTCAAGTACGACAGCCCCGTCGGGTCCATGGACAAGACCATCGGCGTGCTCGGCATAGAGAAGGAATACCGCTCGGACACCGATCATCGCTCGACGCTCCGGCTCCTTACCATCATAGCGAGCCTCATCGCGAACCGATTGTACCGGCATATCAGCGCGCAGCGGGAAAAGGAAAAGCTCCTCAAGCAGAACACGGATCTCCGCGAGAAGCTCATGGGGCGCGGCGAGTCCGTGTTCATCGGGAAGAGCAAGGCCATTGTCGGCATACTCAACACGGCCACTATTGTCGCGGATACCGATGCCACCGTCCTCATCACCGGCGAGACCGGTACCGGGAAGGAAGTGCTCGCGCGATTCGTCCATGAAAAGAGCCGACGCGCGGAGAAGCCGTTCATCGGCATTAACTGCGCTGCAATACCGGAGAATCTCCTTGAATCGGAGCTCTTCGGGTATAAGAAGGGTGCGTTTACCGGCGCGGTGGCGGACAAGAAGGGGAAATTCCTGCTCGCGCATGAGGGGACGATATTCCTCGATGAGATAGGCGAATTGCCGCTGCCGCTGCAGTCGAAGATACTGCGCGTACTCCAGGAGCGCGTCATCGAGCCTGTCGGCGGGGAGGAGAGCAGGAGCGTCGATGTGCGCATCATCGCCGCGACGAACCGCGACCTCAAGGCCTATGTCGATGAGAAGAAATTTCGCGACGATCTCTACTATCGCCTCCATGTCATCCATATCCCCATTCCCTCGCTTTCGGAGCGTACGGACGATATTCCGCTTTTCGTCGAGCATTTTATCGAGAAATTCAACGCCAAATACGGCAAAGAGATACGCGGTCTTACCCCTGAATGCCGTGAGGCGTTCCTTTCGTACCGCTGGCCGGGGAATGTGCGCGAGCTTGAGAACGTCATCGAGCGTGCGGTCATCCTTTCGCATTCCGATTCGATCGATATTTCCGCGGTCCCGAAATCGCTTGCGCCGCATGCGGACTCGGCGGATGCCGATGACCTTGAGAAGGCCGTGCTCGCTGCGGTCGCCGCACTCCCGCCGGGCACCGTGTATCAGGGAGTGACCGATATGCTCGATCGCATCGTCCTCACGCATGCGCTCGTCGCTTCGGACAATAAGCAGACCGAGGCGGCAAAACTTCTCGGGCTGCACCGCAATACGCTCCGTGAGAAACTGCGTTCGCTGTCCGGGAGATCATGATCACTCCATGACTGGATTTTGACTTGACTGATTCGTTGTGATTATATAATTTTGTGCTATACTGCAACCCAGTCTATGAGCGGCCCGCGAGAATATGAGCCCACTGTGGCCGATAGGAGAGCGTAATGGCGGTCAGGAAGAAGACGGCAATGAACGTCGACGATAAGAAGAGCATCACGAAGCCCGTGCCGAAGGCAAAAAAGGCCGTAGTCTGGGATGAGAACGCCTGCCGGGCCATACTGGAAGAGCTTGAAAAAGAGGGCGGGCCGCTCTATACCCGTCAGATAGCCGGCAACATAACCGATCGGCTGGGGATACGTGTCGGAAAAAAGACCGTGAACCGATATCTCTACGGCATATTATTGCCGAAAGTCAGGCGTACCGAGGATGACCGCTGGGTGCTGCTTTCAGTCAAAGCGAAGCCGGGAAAAGCGATGAAGCCGGTGAAAGCGGCGAAGGCAGTGAAGGCCGTGAAAAAGAAGGCCCCTCGTGTCGTGGTAAAAAAGAAGACCGTAAAAAAGCCGCGCTGATATGCCCCTCACTGAACTGCAGCAGAGGATCATGGCATTGGCGCACGATCGTCGTGCAGCGATATTCGCGCATACCTATCAGCCGCGTGAGATACAGGAGATAGCCTTGGTCGTCGCCGATTCGCTGGAGTTGGCGCGCCGGTCGCGTGACGGCAAAGAGAGAACGATAATACTCTGCGGCGTTCATTTCATGGCGGAAAGTGCCGCCATACTCGCTCCGGAGAAGACGATACTCCTCCCCAACCTCGAGGCCGGCTGTCCGATGGCAAATATGATCGATGAAAAGTCGCTCATGGATTTCAAGGCAGAGC contains:
- a CDS encoding glutamine synthetase III, with amino-acid sequence MCCCTESDGCVDVPSIFGSNVFSDKVMKERLPKETYKALRETIRTGSPLKAEVANVVANAMKDWAIEKGATHYTHWFQPLTNITAEKHDAFISPTDDGEVIMEFSGKQLIQGEPDASSFPSGGLRATFEARGYTAWDCTSPAFLKTDAAGNVTLTIPTVFCSYHGEALDKKTPLLRSMKAVSDQAMRVLRALGNKTSHSVMATVGPEQEYFLIDKEFYERRMDLIMCGRTLFGAPSPKGQELEDQYFGSIKDRVSAFMKDIDTELWKMGVSAKTKHNEVAPAQFEIAPIFSTTNIATDHNQLVMETLQKIALRHDLVCLVHEKPYAGINGSGKHNNWSLSTDDGINMLEPGATPHENTVFIAFCSAVINAIDTHADILRATTATSGNDHRLGANEAPPAIISIFLGDILETILKKIAAGEKISAGGKDFVKIGIYTLPTLPKD
- a CDS encoding sigma 54-interacting transcriptional regulator, translating into MKESDTVKLVEEILSTINSAKTTQEILDNLVDRIIKITDSLTGSIMLIDHEAGVLDIKASRGLKTAAVASTKLKVGEGVTGFVARKGESLLVNDVRSVPYYVRIRDDLKSELAVPIKDKNSIIGVMSVDSDRLNAYTKEDLGLLETIASFAAQTLIKANLIEDLKHRIDDQELLIAIGGILEEEIDFNSMFQKIMTAMSGHMRIKRGMISVLDDGEKLRVRTGYHLSDEAIERGVYDVGEGTVGKVFHTGKSIAIRDVSESTDFLNKMKIRRGKSETCSFFAVPLKYDSPVGSMDKTIGVLGIEKEYRSDTDHRSTLRLLTIIASLIANRLYRHISAQREKEKLLKQNTDLREKLMGRGESVFIGKSKAIVGILNTATIVADTDATVLITGETGTGKEVLARFVHEKSRRAEKPFIGINCAAIPENLLESELFGYKKGAFTGAVADKKGKFLLAHEGTIFLDEIGELPLPLQSKILRVLQERVIEPVGGEESRSVDVRIIAATNRDLKAYVDEKKFRDDLYYRLHVIHIPIPSLSERTDDIPLFVEHFIEKFNAKYGKEIRGLTPECREAFLSYRWPGNVRELENVIERAVILSHSDSIDISAVPKSLAPHADSADADDLEKAVLAAVAALPPGTVYQGVTDMLDRIVLTHALVASDNKQTEAAKLLGLHRNTLREKLRSLSGRS